In Rutidosis leptorrhynchoides isolate AG116_Rl617_1_P2 chromosome 6, CSIRO_AGI_Rlap_v1, whole genome shotgun sequence, the DNA window GACAATTCCTTATTTGTATATCACCATGGTAATCACAAGGGTTATCTTTTGTTGTATGTAGACGACATCATACTAGTTACATCCACTGATGCCCTTCGTACTACCTTGATGAATCTTTTTTCATGTGAATTTTCCACGAAAGACCTCGATCCTCTTAGCTATTTTTTGGGTATCTCAGTCACGTCTAATGCGCAAGGCCTGTTTCTGAGTCAACAAACCTGTGCGCAAGACATTCTCTTCCGTGCCGATATGAAGCATTGCCATTCGGTTCACACTCCGATCGACACAAACAGTAAACTAAGTGCACATAGTGGAAAGTCATACTATAATCCTACTGAATATCGAAGTCTTGCGGGCGCCCTACAGTACTTGACTTTCACTCGACCCGACATTTCATTTTTCGTACAACAAATATGCTTGCACATGCATGACCCGAAGGAATGCCACATGCAAGCCTTACGTCGAATACTTAGATATTTGCGTGGCACCTTGTCTCATGGACCGCAACTCACCAAAGGTCCATTGGCGTCTCTAGTCTCTTACACAGATCCAGATTGGGGTGGTTGTCCCAATACGCGACGGTCTACATATGGTTATTGCGTATTCTTGGGGAATAACTTGGTTTCATGGTCCTCAAAACGGCAACAAACCGTCGCTCCAGCGTCGAGGCAGAATACCGAGGGATTATTAACGAGGTCTCTGAATCTTGTTGGCTTCGGAATGTACTTCTAGAACTCAAATGTCCCATTTCTAAAGCCACGATAGTATTTTGTGATAATGTGAGTTTCTGTCCGGTAATCCAATTTAACACCAGTGCACCAAACACATCGAGATGGATATCCATTTTGTTCGTGAAAAAGTCGCACGTGGCCAAGTTCGCGTACTACACATCCCTACACGTTTTTATATTGCTGATATCTTCACCAAGGGTTTACCACGTGTACTGTTTGAAGACTTTCGTGCCAGTTTGAACGTTCTTCCATCCCGCTCAAACTGAGGGGGTATTTTAGACTATGATATATATTTTGCCGATATATATTGTAACTTCTATATTTAGATAGTGCATATTTGATTGATAGGCAAAATAGTAGTGTAAATTTTTTCCTAATTGATAGGCTAGTAAGTTGGAAAATGTATAGCATATATACGGCACATATTGTAAGGGATTGATTATCGAATAATAACAAACTTACCGTTCGCTCGACCAGTCGACTCGCCGGCCCGCTCTAAAGAAATAAGTAGGTTGATTGTTTTGCTCTTGTATCTTCCAAAAGGAAAAAGGATCTATGAGTAATCTTTCTGGAATCTGAAAAAGAGTACTTGGGTTCTTCCAATAACTAAAGGTGTAGCATGCGTGATTCTAACTGGTTCGCAGTGGTGGAGGGATTGGATCGAAAAAAAGAAAGATTCTAGTTGTAAGATATTTAATGAAACCGTGTTGGTAGAACTCATATTAATCAGTTACTTGTAGATGCA includes these proteins:
- the LOC139854781 gene encoding uncharacterized mitochondrial protein AtMg00810-like — protein: MHQPYGFWDSSRPDHVCLLKKSLYSLKQAPCAWYQRFAVFAATIGFSNSGSDNSLFVYHHGNHKGYLLLYVDDIILVTSTDALRTTLMNLFSCEFSTKDLDPLSYFLGISVTSNAQGLFLSQQTCAQDILFRADMKHCHSVHTPIDTNSKLSAHSGKSYYNPTEYRSLAGALQYLTFTRPDISFFVQQICLHMHDPKECHMQALRRILRYLRGTLSHGPQLTKGPLASLVSYTDPDWGGCPNTRRSTYGYCVFLGNNLVSWSSKRQQTVAPASRQNTEGLLTRSLNLVGFGMYF